The Nitrospiraceae bacterium genome has a window encoding:
- a CDS encoding RnfABCDGE type electron transport complex subunit D codes for MGYADEKTETGKLSYWQDPRLYQIASLSTLLTYGLFRLDFGLSTWQIVITISTALLTQYAGTRFAGLPRFDPKSALISSLSLCLLLRTNDPVAAVLASLIAIGSKFLFRWHDKHIFNPTNLALTVLLASGLGWISPGQWGQVAWFGFLIACLGSLVVTRAARADVTISFLGFYIGLLIARTVWLGDPLTIPLHQIQSGALLIFAFFMISDPKTTPDSRAGRILYALCVALVALYVQFGFFRPNGPLWGLVFCAPLVPVIDRWLPGIRYAWKAPSIGHVPSTPALSLPVPLSISQPRRIS; via the coding sequence ATGGGATACGCCGACGAGAAGACAGAAACAGGCAAGCTATCGTACTGGCAAGACCCACGCTTGTACCAAATTGCAAGCCTCAGTACCTTGTTAACCTACGGACTGTTCCGGCTCGACTTCGGCCTGTCGACCTGGCAGATCGTCATCACCATCAGCACAGCCTTGCTCACACAGTATGCCGGCACGCGGTTCGCCGGACTGCCCCGCTTTGATCCCAAGAGCGCGCTGATCTCGTCTCTTTCGCTCTGCCTCCTGCTCCGCACCAACGACCCCGTGGCCGCAGTGCTCGCCTCGCTCATTGCGATCGGGAGTAAGTTTCTCTTCCGCTGGCATGACAAACACATCTTTAACCCGACCAACCTCGCACTGACCGTCCTATTGGCCAGCGGCCTCGGCTGGATCTCTCCGGGACAATGGGGGCAGGTCGCGTGGTTCGGCTTCCTCATTGCCTGCTTGGGGAGCCTGGTCGTGACCCGCGCCGCTCGGGCCGACGTGACGATCTCGTTTCTCGGGTTCTACATCGGTCTCCTCATCGCCCGTACTGTCTGGCTCGGCGATCCGCTCACAATCCCGTTGCACCAAATCCAAAGCGGCGCCTTGCTCATCTTTGCCTTCTTCATGATTTCAGACCCGAAGACCACACCTGATTCCCGGGCGGGCCGGATCCTCTACGCACTGTGCGTGGCCCTGGTCGCCCTCTATGTCCAATTCGGATTCTTCCGCCCGAATGGTCCGCTCTGGGGACTGGTCTTCTGTGCACCCCTCGTCCCCGTGATCGACCGCTGGCTTCCTGGCATCCGCTACGCATGGAAGGCCCCTTCAATCGGGCACGTGCCTTCAACTCCGGCTCTCTCCCTTCCAGTGCCACTGTCCATCTCACAACCAAGGAGGATCTCATGA
- a CDS encoding DUF2330 domain-containing protein, producing the protein MTRWLPPMLTLMVWLLLWSGEASAFCGFYVAKADSSLFNKASEVVIARHDNKTVITMANDFKGDVKEFAMVVPVPTLLEKEQIHIGDPAVMKHLADYSAPRLVEYFDSNPCLRYEMMEDRALGAAKNMMPAASAAREREKALGVTIEAQYTVGEYDILILSAKESAGLETWLTENGYRIPSGASPVLHSYLKQGMKFFVAKVNLGEQAKLGMTHLRPLQIAFESPKFMLPIRLGTVNADGAQELFIYMLTKQGRVETTNYRTVRLPEAQEVPLYVKDKFGDFYRDLFTQQVKREQERGVFLEYAWDMNWCDPCAANPLSADELRSLGVFWQDGHGRSGKGAVPQGQNVFLTRLHVRYDATHFPEDLLFQETSDRANFQARYILRHPWVGTDECAAATAYRQQLRERYEREAQTLASLTGWNIEEIRRTMKIDTAAAPGERKWYQRLWSN; encoded by the coding sequence ATGACACGTTGGCTGCCCCCCATGCTCACCCTGATGGTTTGGCTGCTTCTTTGGAGCGGCGAGGCCTCAGCCTTTTGCGGGTTCTATGTCGCAAAAGCCGACAGCTCCCTCTTCAACAAGGCATCCGAAGTTGTTATTGCGCGCCATGACAATAAAACCGTCATTACCATGGCCAACGATTTCAAAGGGGATGTGAAGGAGTTCGCGATGGTCGTGCCGGTTCCCACACTCCTCGAAAAGGAACAGATTCACATAGGCGATCCGGCCGTCATGAAACACCTGGCTGACTACTCGGCCCCGCGACTGGTGGAATACTTCGATTCGAATCCTTGTCTTCGCTATGAAATGATGGAGGACCGTGCGCTCGGCGCCGCAAAAAACATGATGCCAGCGGCATCCGCCGCACGTGAACGTGAGAAGGCGCTGGGCGTGACCATCGAGGCGCAATACACGGTCGGGGAATACGACATCCTGATCCTGTCGGCGAAAGAAAGCGCCGGACTGGAAACCTGGCTGACGGAAAATGGATACCGGATCCCCTCCGGAGCTTCCCCCGTACTGCACAGCTACCTGAAACAGGGCATGAAATTCTTTGTCGCCAAGGTTAACCTGGGCGAACAAGCCAAACTCGGCATGACGCATCTTCGACCGCTGCAGATTGCCTTCGAATCACCGAAATTCATGCTGCCAATCAGGCTGGGGACTGTGAATGCCGACGGCGCCCAGGAACTGTTCATCTACATGCTGACGAAGCAAGGCCGGGTGGAGACGACGAACTATCGGACGGTGCGGCTCCCCGAAGCCCAGGAAGTTCCCCTCTACGTGAAGGACAAGTTCGGTGACTTCTACCGCGACCTGTTCACGCAACAGGTCAAACGGGAGCAGGAACGGGGCGTCTTCTTGGAGTATGCCTGGGACATGAATTGGTGCGACCCCTGCGCGGCCAACCCACTCTCGGCAGACGAACTACGTAGCTTGGGTGTCTTCTGGCAGGACGGTCACGGTCGAAGCGGAAAAGGCGCCGTGCCCCAGGGGCAAAACGTTTTCTTGACCCGCCTCCACGTCCGCTACGATGCCACCCACTTTCCCGAGGACTTGCTGTTCCAGGAGACCTCAGACCGCGCCAACTTCCAGGCCCGCTATATCCTTCGTCATCCTTGGGTGGGAACCGACGAATGCGCGGCCGCCACGGCTTATCGGCAACAGTTGCGCGAGCGGTACGAACGCGAGGCTCAAACCTTGGCATCGCTGAC